A single Phoenix dactylifera cultivar Barhee BC4 chromosome 1, palm_55x_up_171113_PBpolish2nd_filt_p, whole genome shotgun sequence DNA region contains:
- the LOC103708514 gene encoding transcription factor bHLH148-like, with product MPIRNHEVKEERGRKRKRGSSGSEGTPSPPRRWRTDAERRIYSSKLLEALRRLRRTSPASPLRTRAVREAADRATAAAARGRTRWSRAILSGSRSLRLKSRRRPGVAAASSRPRKVAALAMPERRRSSAPDIRRRVRVLGRLVPGCRKASFPTLLEETSDYIAALQMQVRAMSELAEMLSGSGRSARLVGDHPS from the coding sequence ATGCCGATCCGGAATCACGAGGTCAAGGAGGAACGAGGGAGGAAGCGGAAGCGGGGGAGCAGCGGCAGCGAGGGCACGCCCTCGCCGCCCCGACGGTGGCGGACCGACGCCGAGCGCCGGATCTACTCGTCCAAGCTCCTTGAAGCGCTCCGGCGCCTCCGCCGAACGTCGCCGGCCTCGCCGCTGCGGACTCGGGCCGTCCGGGAGGCGGCGGACCGCGCGACGGCGGCCGCGGCGAGGGGCCGGACGCGGTGGAGCcgcgcgatcctctccggcagCCGCTCGCTCCGCCTCAAGTCCCGCCGGCGTCCAGGGGTCGCCGCTGCCTCCAGCCGGCCGAGAAAGGTTGCGGCGCTGGCGATGCCGGAGAGGAGGAGATCGTCGGCGCCGGATATCCGGCGGAGGGTGAGGGTTCTGGGGCGACTGGTACCGGGATGCCGGAAGGCGTCGTTTCCGACGCTTCTAGAAGAGACTTCGGATTATATCGCGGCTCTCCAGATGCAAGTCCGAGCCATGAGCGAGCTAGCCGAGATGCTCTCCGGTTCCGGTCGATCGGCTCGGCTCGTCGGCGACCACCCAAGCTGA
- the LOC103708530 gene encoding transcription factor UPBEAT1 — MVASLHSLLLALNSNGMTARWVGANRLQTGSLLMKAMQRHALRRRKRMARTERIGGGTVAWARRQMIWKKKRVLLEGSRKPASCIERKIRKLQRLLPNGETSESMGLEGLLREAADYIMCLQMQVKVMQIMVTVLSPEDSGV; from the coding sequence ATGGTAGCCTCTCTGCATTCCCTCCTTTTAGCTCTCAACTCCAATGGCATGACCGCGAGGTGGGTTGGAGCAAACCGGTTGCAAACTGGATCGCTCTTGATGAAAGCCATGCAGCGCCATGCactaagaagaaggaagaggatggCAAGGACTGAGAGGATTGGTGGCGGCACCGTTGCATGGGCGAGAAGGCAGATGATATGGAAGAAGAAACGGGTCCTTCTAGAAGGTTCTAGAAAGCCCGCGAGCTGCATCGAGAGGAAGATCAGGAAGCTCCAACGTCTCCTGCCGAATGGTGAGACGTCGGAGTCCATGGGGCTTGAAGGGCTCCTTCGTGAGGCAGCAGACTACATCATGTGCCTACAAATGCAAGTGAAGGTGATGCAGATCATGGTTACTGTGCTGTCACCAGAGGATTCTGGCGTCTAA